The nucleotide sequence CGGATTACGCAAATGCTCCTTTTTCTTTTATTATCAAACAGTCATCACAAGGAGAACACGAATGAAACCAAAGAAAAGAAAACTTCTAGATCTGCTGATGCTTTTCTTGCTTCTCTCAGGAATAGGGATACTAGCTTATCCATTTGTTAGCGACGCGCTGAATAATTATCTGGATCAGCAGATCATCTCTCATTATCAGCAACAAGCGGTCAAAGAAAATGAAGAAGTCATGGCTAAAATCCAAGAAAACATGACAAAGAAAAACCAGCAATTAGCAAAAGAAGGTGGAAATCCAGGTGCAGATCCCTTTACTAAGAAAAAAGAACCTGTGAAAAAGGATAGAACCTATTTTGAGAAACATACGATCGGTATTTTGACGATCCCCAAAATCAATGTCAACTTACCGATTTTTGATCAAACAACGATGAAACTATTGGAAAAAGGAGCTTGTCTGCTCGAGGGAACCTCATACCCTATTGGAGGCAAATCGACACATGCGGTACTTTCTAGCCATAGAGGCTTGTCGCAAGCAAAATTGTTTACAAATTTACCTCAATTAAAAATAAAAGATCACTTTTATATTGAAATTAACGGACAGTATCTTGCGTATCAAGTCGATCAAATCAAAACCGTAGAACCCACAGAAACAGAAGCGCTGCAAATCCAAGAAGATCAAGATCTAGTCACACTGGTTACTTGTACTCCGTATATGATCAACAGTCACCGTTTACTGGTGCGTGGACACAGAATCGTTGTTGAACCAGAAGAAATAAAGGAATCCTTAGAAAAAGTGAAACAGGCAAAGTGTACTGCATTTTTACTTGTAAGCGGTTTGATCGGTGTGCTCTTGTTGCTATTTTTAGTGATCCTAATAAAATTTTTAAAAAAGTAAGTATATAGTTTACGTAAACAGAATATCTTTTGTGTATAGTGGAATCTCACGAATGAAACGGAGTGTAATAAGATGGAGATAGAATTTAGACGAAAGCACGAATTCATCAATTAAGTATTAAATACAGTTACACATGGAATCGCAGCGTTATTAAATTTGCTTTTCTTCTACATTATTTCATAGTCTAATTTTTATAAAGGTAAAGAAAGTTTTCCAAGTATTCGATCATTGTTCGATCTATCTATCTCTTGATCACTGGTACGTATACACATTTTTGTCTCTTAATAGTACATGGAAAACGACTGATTTGATCTTGCTTAGTGTCATTTGAATACTATCAATAATTGGGAGTGTTTACAAATCTTTGACGTTAACAAAAAATAAATAAGGTGTCGAAAGTTTCAATGATCATTTACAATGTGATGTTCAATCATCGTTGTCTTATCTAATCTCTATCAAAATATTAATTTAACTGAATCACTAATCTTAGTTGTTGGAAGTAGCGCTGATGTTTTTAACTATCTATGTAAGTAATTGAGCGCTAAGAAATACGAATAAATTGGAGGTGTGACATAAGTTAGTTACACTCTATAAAAAATAAGGAGCACTCGAAAATGGCTTATTTTTTCGAGTGCTCCTTATTTTTTATATTTATCTTCAATGTTTCCAGTATCTATTTTTGTCAATCCCATTGCGCTTAAATCATATTCTCTTGGACGACTAAATATAGGGAGAATTGATCTGAAGAGTTACACATGCTTCTTTTTTAGCGACTTATGTCACCGTTTCTTCTTTTTATAATATCTTGATGATAAAATCAACTTTATTTTCAGATTTAGATAATTCTTGCAAATATCTATTGTACTTAATCGATCAACTATCCATAACTTTATCTTTGAGTCGTAAATAAACATAAGATTATTGATATGGAAGAAATTCAAAAAGATATGAAACTAATCAGATAGGTAAGAAATATCTTAAGTTGTAATAAAGAGATACAATAACCCTTAATCAACAATTACTAAAGAGCTTAAAAAAATACGTGAATCATTTAGAAAAAAATCAATTATCTTCAATTATAGTAAATGAACTTAACTTCATAGCTGAAACAGAATAACTTGAATCCTCAAATAACTTCTCTATCTGCTGTTTTGGTTACGATATTGGCTACGTTCCCGATGATAATATCTGCTGCTATATACTGTCAGTCTATAGTAATTTGTTAAATGAAATATCTATACAAAGCTTATTCCTTTACTCTGATTCCCAAAAGAGTCATTGGAAGGGTCTGTGGGGTAATACTTAAATAAAGTCTAGGAACCTTGATGTTATCAGGTTCCTAGCCTTTTTATAATAAAATGAAGCGAAAATAATTTCTTTTAAAGAGCCAAGATTATCAGCTATATAAGAGTGAATTTGATGCAAAAAACAGAGCCGAAACAGTCTTGGTGTTCGTAGCTCTGCTTATATGTTTCGAATTTAAGACAAAGGGTTGGCAAAAGATGTTGATAAGGAAGATAAGATAACTGTGTTATATAAACTAGGTAACTAACTGTAACAAGCTAATTTTAAGAGATTCTTATTAGAAGACGTTTAGGAATATAACTAAGAAAATGATTATACAGGTAATTGTCATTTCAATAATGTTTTCTAATTTTCGCGTCTTTGTTTTAAGAAAAAGGCCAGAATCAGTTGAAAAAAAGTTGGTACGATAGTGAAGAGGGGCAAAATTTCCTACTAATATTCCCACTAACAAGAGATAAAATGGCCAGTTTGGTGTGATTCCTCTATAAAAAATGCCCATGCTACCGAAATCCCATAGATTAACAACTGAACAATTTTTACAATGAAAAAATTTTTTTGCCATTACTCAAAGTCTCTTCCTCCTTGTATCGTTTATTTGTTTCATTTTATCATTATGATAGGCGCTTGAACAATCCATTTTGTATTTTATTGAGTACTCTTGGATAAACTACCAGCGATTATCATATTTATTTATGTTACTGTAAGCCATCATATAAAAGTAAATGAGCAGATCATAGAAATATAAAAAAGAACTAAAATTGATCTAAATTATGTGCAGCTTGACTACGTACCAATCTATATTACTTACTAGATTGGTCGTTAATCTATTCGGATCGAATGAGCAAAATATTTTTGTGAATGTCCATCCTTGATTATGATTCCAAAAAGAATCATTGGGAGGCTGTGGCGTAAATATTATACTATAAGCCAGAAATACCTATCATTCTGAACTTTTTTATTTAGGAACTTTCATCTCAAGGCTTTTTCAATTAATTTGTACCCCTGTTTTTTGGATAAGATCATGTGCATTGATTTTTTCTATCTCTACGTTCATCTCCTACTTAATGCCTATCTGGCTCCTGAGGGCTTCTTTTTAAGGCATCGTCATAGTCTTTGCTGAGAAGTTCTTGGTAATCTGAGGGAATGGCTTCCCAAGTGAGCAGGCGAACGTTCATGACGTGTTTTCCTTTGTGTTTGATTACAGCATGGTTTTTCTCTTTTTCTACCTCTCCAGCGTGAAAAGACAGCCATGTACCATGGCCAAAGATATCATTACATACCCAATGTTCGATGGAATTGTCCACGTATCCTACAGGGAGTGTGGTATAGCCGATTTGTGGTTTCAAAAAAGGATTGAATCGATCAATCGTTTCATTTTTGTATTGATAATTGATAAGAAAAAGATAGACCAAACAAAAGACGAGCAGAAAGAAAGATAGTGTCTTTTTGAGTGAGAAGGGTTGTTTTGATGAATAAGATTTCTTGATAACAAGAGGTTCGTCTGGCAATGTTGGTTCTATTGATTCGGTAGCTGATTCAATAGAAGGAAAATCAATCGGCAGACCTAAAGTCTGATGTAAAAGTGACAGCATTTCAAGGTCTGGCATTGTACGAGAATTTTCCCAACTAGAAATCGTTTTATCGGAAACACCAATTTTTTCGCCTAATTCTTTTTGCGTAAGCTTACAATTTCTGCGGTAAGTTCGTATTTTTTCTCCGATGTTCATCTTCTTCTCCTTTCGATTCTACAGTATATAGATTTATTCTACATGACCTATACACTTGATAGATACGTTTTTTTGATGAAAAACGGTATGATTTTATCAAAGAATCATTTAAGTAAGGGAGAGTGGTGATAATCAAAAAAAGTTCACAGTTTTACTCACAATCATAGTGACCGGTATCATGAGTGGTTTTGCCTTGGTTAGTATAAATAAACAGGTACTCTATCGGACAAATGAATTTTTCCATCAAACAGATACTTATACTCCGATTCGATTGCCACAACATTTTATTGGGCAAGAAGAATATGAGCAGCTAATCATGGTATTTGAAAATGTCTCATCAGAAACTGAGCTTTCTTATATGAAAAAAACAGTAAATGAATCCAATGAAGTAGATACATCTTGGAACTTCAAGATACAGCCAAAGCTTGAAATGACATTGTATTATCAAGGGGATGTCAAATCTTCTCACGAGAAGGTACCTATTCTAATACCTCCTTTCGCGTAACGTCCATTGAAGAATCGATCAAAATAAAAGATTTTGAAGGTGAATTTTTCTTGATGACGAGAGAAAAAGAAGCCTATGAACGGTTCATTTCACTATTTGTGGAACGATTCAATCAAGCATTTCACACTGATTATGCCACTAATATTTTTGAAGACTTTGAAAATAGCTATTCGTATTCGGTTATTTCAAGTACAGACGTATATAATTATCGAGTGTATTTAACTATTGGATTGATTCTTTTATTCCTTTTGTTATCATCCTTTTTCTTATTGATGAATAAAGAAATCAGTTTATTGTTGAATAATGGCTTTTCATTACATCAAGTATTGTGGTGTTTATTGGGGAAAAAGAAAATCATTATTACATTCATAATTGCAGGAATCATTGGTGGTTTTATTTTTATGTATTATAAGGAGCAATTTCTTTATTTGTTCCAGATGTACGTTTTCTTGTTCAGCGGAATATATGGTATCTCTCTGATTTCTCTTCTATTAGTTGAAAAAATCGTTTCATTAAGAGAAGCGTTCAACTATATCCAATACATTCTTTTTACATTTTGGTTGTTATTTTCTCTTCTTTTGACCGTTGCCAATGTCGAATTAGCAACTATCGTTTTTTCTTCTTCACAGTTAGCTGTTTCCCATTAACCGCCAAAAGAAATTGCTGGTGAAGACTATCATGTGTTTTATCCAGTAACCATCGGGAAAAACCATGTGGATTTTATTTATTCCAATCGTTTTGCATCAGCAGCAGATCAGGAATTATATGAAACTTTGAATAAAAACGGAAGTATATTAGTCAATGTATCAGATTACTTGAATGAAGAAAACGAACAGTTCGGCAGAGGGATAAAAATAAATCCGAATTATCTTAAGAAATTTCCTTTGGCTGATGACCATGGAAACTTGATCCAAGTAACCGAAGAAGAAGCGCACCCTGTTATATTGATTCCTGAACGATATAGACATACAGGTTTAAAAAATAATCTAGAAAAAATAACGGAATATTATCAAGAAATCAGTGAAAAAGAACCAAAATTTCTATTTATAAAAAACAATCAACCCATTTATACATTTATTCCTTCTATCTCATGGATTGAACATTACCCGCTTGTGGAAGTACTGACATTGAAAAACAGTACTTATTGGGAAAGGAATATTCTCAGTGGAGAAATCTATCCGCCGTTAAAGATCAAGATAGGCTCTTTGTCGAAAGAAATGCTATTTGAATTGATTGAGGAAAGCCAGTTACGTGATAACTTGCAGTTATCATTTCCGTATACTCAAACAGAAGAGGCAGCTGTCAAGGTATTAAGCAGGTCATTTCATTATTTGATACAGGTATGTTTCCTCACTTTCTTTTCTTTTTTCTTATTGAGCTACGTCATGTTACGCATATATTTTGTCTACAATTGCCGGAAAATCTCTATCTTTCGTTTAAGTGGTTATTCGCTCTTCGAAACATATAAAGATTTCTTCATAATGAACCTCATCAAATGGGGAATGACAAGTGTAATCTTCCTTTTCCTTATAGAAAGAGAGCCTGAGTATCTTTTTAATATTTTTTTCTTTAGTTTCATTGATTTTATTCTTTCAGTTATTTTTATTTTGTCTACAGAAAAGAAAAGTCAGTTATTGTTGATGAATGGAGGTTAACAGTTGGAACCGTTGATAGCGATAAAAAGTGCAAAAAAAATCATTCGAAACAAAACCATTCTTCATTTGGACCATTTTACTGCGGATGCTGGGGATTTTGTGACTGTAGTTGGAGAGAGCGGAGCAGGGAAAAGTACTTTATTGAATATATTAGGATTGAATGATCAATTCAGTTCAGGGCAATTTTATTTATTTAATCAAGAAACAAAACATTTAACTGGAAGAGAGAAGCGCTTGATAAAAAGAAATGCCCTCTCTTTTCTTTTTCAAGACTTCGGATTGATTGAATATGAAACGATCAATTTTAATTTAGACATTGGCTTGAAGTTTTCGAATTTAAATGCTTCGGATAAACGAATAGTAAAGTATGAAGCATTGAAAAAAGTAAATATAGACAAGAAGCTAAGTACGCCTGTTTATACATTATCTGGTGGTGAGAAGCAAAGAATCGCCTGTGCGAGAGTCTTATTGAAGAATAGCAAAATCATTTTAGCCGATGAACCAACTGGATCATTAGATAAACGAAATAAGGAGCAAGTCGTTGAAATCTTATCGCAACAGGCTTCCCAAGGTACGTTAGTTATCGTGGTCATGCATGATCCATATCTGACCAAAATAGGAAACAAGAAGATCATGCTTTAGAAAACAAATGAAAAATCAATTTTTTTCAATAAAAACAACAAAAAAATGTCTGGAAAATCGAACATAAAAGTGTCTGATTTGAATATCCCAGCAGCGGAAGAAGAAAAACAAAATCGATAACATTTGTTCTAAGAATTAGTTACGTTAAATACGGAACGCAAGATAGACTTGAAAAGCGGTAACAAAAGAAGTAGTATATTAAGGTGTGATGTGCTACTTGACATTTATTCTGCTGAGCGAACTTTCTGGATTGTGTAGCCTTATATCTATTCAGGACGTATCGAGCAGATTAGTAAAGGTGTTCTTGATGATTTTCATCTTGAACACCTTTGTTTTTAGCAATTCGCAAAAAACGAAAAGTAGGAGAATTGATAAATGAAAAAAAGATTTTTAGCACTTGCCATCGTACTAGGCACTGGCTTATTGTCAGGCTGTACGAATGCCGGTGAAAAAACAGCCGTTAGTTATAAAGGCGGTACAATCAGCGAACAAGAAGTAATGGATAGCTTGAAAAAAATGCAAGGAGCAGATTCCGCTGTGCAACAGTTGATCGTTTATCAAGTATTTGAAGATAAATATGGAGATGACGTATCAACCAAAGAAATCGATTCCCAATATGATCAAACAAAGAAACAATTGGGTGATTCATTTGATTCACAATTGAAATCTGCAGGTTACACAGAACAAACATTCAAAGACAGTATCAAACAAAGTCTAGCCTTTCAAGAAGGTCTAAAGAAACATATCAAATTGACCGATGAAGATTTAAAAACGGCTTGGGAATCTTTCCATCCAGAAGTGGAAGCTCAAATTATCCAAGTAGCAAGTGAAGATGATGCAAAAGATGTGAAGAAAGCTGCTGATAAGGGAGACGATTTCTCTAAATTAGCCAAAGACAAGTCAACTGATACTACGACAAAAGAAGATGGCGGAAAAGTGAAATTTGATTCCACTACTACAACGGTTCCGGCAGAAGTCAAAGAAGCAGCCTTTAAGTTGAAAGATGGTCAAGTTTCTGATGTGATCACTTCTACCAATGCTTCAACTTATACTACGGAATATTATGTGGTTAAAATGGTGAAAAACCAAAACAAAGGCAACGACATGGATAAATACAAAAAAGAATTGAAAGAAATTGCAACAGACACAAAATTAAGTGACAGTACCTTCCAGAATAAAGTAATTGGCGAAGTATTGAAAGACGCTAATGTAAAAATC is from Enterococcus faecium and encodes:
- a CDS encoding ABC transporter ATP-binding protein — its product is MEPLIAIKSAKKIIRNKTILHLDHFTADAGDFVTVVGESGAGKSTLLNILGLNDQFSSGQFYLFNQETKHLTGREKRLIKRNALSFLFQDFGLIEYETINFNLDIGLKFSNLNASDKRIVKYEALKKVNIDKKLSTPVYTLSGGEKQRIACARVLLKNSKIILADEPTGSLDKRNKEQVVEILSQQASQGTLVIVVMHDPYLTKIGNKKIML
- a CDS encoding class C sortase; this encodes MKPKKRKLLDLLMLFLLLSGIGILAYPFVSDALNNYLDQQIISHYQQQAVKENEEVMAKIQENMTKKNQQLAKEGGNPGADPFTKKKEPVKKDRTYFEKHTIGILTIPKINVNLPIFDQTTMKLLEKGACLLEGTSYPIGGKSTHAVLSSHRGLSQAKLFTNLPQLKIKDHFYIEINGQYLAYQVDQIKTVEPTETEALQIQEDQDLVTLVTCTPYMINSHRLLVRGHRIVVEPEEIKESLEKVKQAKCTAFLLVSGLIGVLLLLFLVILIKFLKK
- a CDS encoding peptidylprolyl isomerase; protein product: MKKRFLALAIVLGTGLLSGCTNAGEKTAVSYKGGTISEQEVMDSLKKMQGADSAVQQLIVYQVFEDKYGDDVSTKEIDSQYDQTKKQLGDSFDSQLKSAGYTEQTFKDSIKQSLAFQEGLKKHIKLTDEDLKTAWESFHPEVEAQIIQVASEDDAKDVKKAADKGDDFSKLAKDKSTDTTTKEDGGKVKFDSTTTTVPAEVKEAAFKLKDGQVSDVITSTNASTYTTEYYVVKMVKNQNKGNDMDKYKKELKEIATDTKLSDSTFQNKVIGEVLKDANVKIKDKDFENVLSTFTSDSSTASSK
- a CDS encoding helix-turn-helix domain-containing protein; translated protein: MNIGEKIRTYRRNCKLTQKELGEKIGVSDKTISSWENSRTMPDLEMLSLLHQTLGLPIDFPSIESATESIEPTLPDEPLVIKKSYSSKQPFSLKKTLSFFLLVFCLVYLFLINYQYKNETIDRFNPFLKPQIGYTTLPVGYVDNSIEHWVCNDIFGHGTWLSFHAGEVEKEKNHAVIKHKGKHVMNVRLLTWEAIPSDYQELLSKDYDDALKRSPQEPDRH